A part of Drosophila ananassae strain 14024-0371.13 chromosome 2R, ASM1763931v2, whole genome shotgun sequence genomic DNA contains:
- the LOC6506165 gene encoding larval cuticle protein 65Ab1, translated as MKFLVLVFVALFAMAVARPNEAQILRQDSDVGPDKWSSALETSDGTKIEEQGVLKDVGTEHEAAVVHGSYSWVDEKTGEKFTVTYVADENGFQPQGAHLPVAPVA; from the coding sequence ATGAAGTTCCTCGTCCTCGTCTTCGTCGCCCTCTTCGCCATGGCTGTGGCCCGCCCCAACGAGGCCCAGATCCTGAGGCAAGATTCCGATGTCGGACCCGACAAGTGGAGCTCTGCTTTGGAGACTAGCGATGGCACCAAGATCGAAGAGCAAGGAGTTCTGAAGGACGTCGGCACCGAGCACGAGGCCGCCGTTGTCCACGGATCCTACTCCTGGGTCGATGAGAAGACCGGCGAGAAGTTCACTGTCACCTACGTCGCCGATGAGAACGGATTCCAGCCCCAGGGTGCTCATTTGCCCGTCGCCCCTGTCGCTTAA
- the LOC6506166 gene encoding larval cuticle protein 65Ag1: protein MKFAIVLFALFAVAVAAPPQEVQILRSESDVGPASFKYAYETSDGAQAQADGQLKQVGKEEAIVVRGSYSFVADDGLTYTVNYVADENGFQPQGAHLPVAPEA, encoded by the exons ATGAAATTCGCCATCGTTCTGTTCGCCCTCTTCGCCGTGGCCGTGGCCGCCCCCCCTCAGGAAGTTCAGATCCTGCGGTCGGAGTCTGATGTCGGACCCGCGAGCTTCAAATACGC CTATGAGACCAGCGATGGTGCTCAGGCACAGGCTGACGGACAGTTGAAGCAGGTCGGCAAGGAGGAGGCCATCGTCGTCCGTGGCTCTTACTCCTTCGTGGCTGATGATGGTCTGACCTACACCGTGAACTACGTCGCCGATGAGAACGGATTCCAGCCCCAGGGTGCCCATCTGCCAGTTGCCCCCGAGGCCTAA
- the LOC6506167 gene encoding larval cuticle protein 65Ag1, protein MKFAIVLFALFALAVAAPPSQEAQILRSDSDVGPESFQYGFETSDGVKADAQGQLNNIGSDHESLAVRGSFSFVADDGQTYTVNYVADENGFQPQGAHLPVAPEA, encoded by the exons ATGAAATTCGCCATCGTCCTGTTCGCCCTCTTCGCCCTGGCTGTGGCCGCCCCCCCTTCTCAGGAAGCTCAGATCCTGCGTTCGGACTCTGATGTCGGACCCGAGAGCTTCCAGTACGG ATTTGAGACGAGCGATGGTGTCAAGGCTGACGCTCAGGGACAACTGAATAACATTGGATCCGATCATGAGTCCCTCGCCGTCCGTGGCTCTTTCTCCTTCGTGGCTGATGATGGTCAGACCTACACCGTGAACTACGTCGCCGATGAGAACGGATTCCAGCCCCAGGGTGCCCATCTGCCAGTTGCCCCCGAGGCCTAA